One Neoarius graeffei isolate fNeoGra1 chromosome 16, fNeoGra1.pri, whole genome shotgun sequence DNA segment encodes these proteins:
- the LOC132899879 gene encoding olfactory receptor 52D1-like, giving the protein MDYSTNFTDLSLEGHVELKKYKYIYFILTLTVYIMIICFNTIIIFVIFKKKRFHEPMYIFIAALLCNSLFGSTALYPKLLIDLLSEKQTISYKECLFQVFCMYEYVASEFMLLSTMAYDRYVSICNPLQYVNAVKMSTVRKLLFLSFFVPCCEIGGGVILTSQLPLCKFKLNRIYCDNFSVVKLSCKEISLNNIYGLFIFIIALFPPVIFVLYSYARILTVCLKNSKDFRRKALQTCLPHLLIFINFSVNISFEIINNRLESKQIPHIMTMILSLEYVLIPPLFNPVIYGLKLQEIYNNVKKIFQCKKTVQVPF; this is encoded by the coding sequence ATGGATTATTCAACCAATTTTACAGATTTATCACTGGAGGGACatgttgaattaaagaagtacaaatatatttattttatactgACACTCACTGTCTATATAATGATTATCTGTTTTAACACCATCATCATTTTTGTCATATTCAAAAAGAAACGTTTTCATGAGCCCATGTACATTTTCATCGCTGCTTTGCTTTGTAATTCTCTCTTTGGATCGACAGCTCTTTATCCTAAACTGCTCATTGATTTACTGTCTGAAAAACAAACTATATCTTATAAAGAGTGTTTATTTCAGGTATTCTGCATGTATGAATATGTTGCATCAGAGTTCATGCTGTTATCAACTATGGCCTATGACAGATATGTGTCCATCTGTAATCCATTACAATATGTAAATGCTGTAAAAATGTCCACTGTCAGAAAGctcttatttttatctttttttgtgCCTTGTTGTGAAATTGGTGGTGGTGTTATTCTGACATCCCAACTTCCACTGTGTAAATTTAAATTGAACAGAATATACTGTGATAATTTTTCAGTTGTGAAATTAAGCTGTAAAGAAATATCTCTTAATAACATatatggactttttatttttatcattGCTCTGTTTCCTCCAGTGATCTTTGTACTTTACTCTTATGCCAGGATACTCACTGTGTGTTTAAAGAATTCTAAAGATTTCAGAAGAAAAGCTTTACAGACATGTTTACCACATCTtctcatttttattaatttttctgTCAACATAAGTTTTGAAATTATAAATAACAGACTAGAATCAAAACAAATTCCCCACATTATGACCATGATCCTGTCACTTGAATATGTACTTATTCCTCCTCTGTTTAATCCTGTAATATATGGATTAAAACTGCAGGAGATTTATAACAATGTGAAGAAAATATTTCAATGTAAAAAAACAGTACAAGTTCCTTTTTAG